The following proteins are co-located in the Trichormus variabilis 0441 genome:
- the hisG gene encoding ATP phosphoribosyltransferase yields the protein MLTVALPKGELLKNSIRLLKSVGLDFSAFLDSGNRQLQITDASGRAKGLLVRGQDVPVYVEYGQAQIGIIGYDVLREKQPQVAHLVDLQFGYCRMSVAVKASSPYKSPLDLPAHSRVASKYVNSAREFFQGLDLPVEIVPLYGSVELGPITGMSEAIVDIVSTGRTLKENGLVEITTLYESTARLIAHPLSYRLNTGNLHQLVEQLREGVLSELPILT from the coding sequence ATGTTAACTGTTGCGTTGCCGAAAGGGGAACTACTCAAAAATAGCATCCGCCTACTGAAATCTGTAGGATTGGATTTTAGTGCTTTTTTAGACTCAGGAAATCGTCAGTTGCAAATTACTGATGCTAGTGGAAGGGCGAAAGGACTACTGGTAAGAGGGCAGGATGTACCTGTTTATGTAGAGTATGGACAAGCCCAAATTGGTATTATTGGTTACGATGTCCTCAGGGAAAAACAGCCACAAGTTGCTCATTTAGTTGATTTACAGTTTGGCTATTGTCGGATGTCGGTGGCGGTGAAAGCATCTAGTCCCTACAAATCACCACTAGATTTACCTGCTCACAGTCGTGTTGCTTCTAAATATGTCAATTCGGCCCGTGAGTTCTTTCAAGGTTTGGATTTACCTGTGGAAATTGTCCCGCTTTACGGTTCTGTGGAACTAGGGCCGATTACGGGAATGTCTGAGGCAATTGTCGATATAGTTTCTACAGGCCGGACTTTAAAAGAAAATGGTTTGGTGGAAATTACCACTTTATATGAAAGTACGGCGCGGTTAATTGCTCATCCCCTTAGTTATCGTTTGAATACAGGGAATTTACATCAATTAGTTGAGCAATTACGAGAGGGTGTTTTGAGTGAACTGCCTATACTGACCTGA
- the rppA gene encoding two-component system response regulator RppA, translated as MRILLVDDEVELTVPLSRVLTREGYTVEAAYEGKSGSEMATVGNYDLLILDWMLPGKTGLEICQELRRQGKITPVLFLTAKDTLDDRVQGLDAGADDYLVKPFELRELLARVRALLRRSSSQTYEATPGRLTVADLELDCENQVAYRQGRVIELSQKESQLLQYFMEHTGQLLTHAQILQHLWEDNEPPNSNVIAALIRLLRRKIEVGKELSLIHTVYGKGYRFGTSSVE; from the coding sequence ATGAGAATTTTATTGGTTGATGATGAAGTAGAACTCACTGTCCCCTTAAGCCGTGTGTTAACTCGTGAAGGTTACACTGTAGAAGCAGCTTATGAGGGGAAAAGTGGTAGTGAAATGGCAACAGTAGGTAATTATGACCTACTGATTTTAGACTGGATGCTACCAGGGAAAACAGGCTTGGAGATATGCCAAGAACTACGTCGCCAAGGAAAAATTACACCCGTTCTTTTCCTCACCGCCAAAGATACTTTAGATGACCGCGTACAAGGTTTAGATGCTGGTGCTGATGATTATTTAGTCAAACCCTTTGAACTGCGAGAGTTGTTGGCCAGAGTCCGTGCTTTATTACGGCGTTCTAGTTCCCAAACCTATGAAGCTACACCAGGAAGATTAACTGTAGCCGACCTAGAACTGGACTGTGAAAATCAAGTCGCCTACCGTCAAGGACGAGTCATTGAACTATCGCAGAAAGAAAGCCAACTGCTGCAATACTTTATGGAACATACGGGACAACTACTAACTCACGCCCAAATTCTGCAACATTTGTGGGAAGATAACGAACCACCAAACAGTAATGTCATCGCCGCATTAATCAGATTGCTACGCCGTAAAATCGAGGTAGGCAAAGAACTTTCCTTAATCCACACAGTCTACGGTAAAGGCTATCGCTTCGGTACGTCTTCGGTGGAATGA
- a CDS encoding ATP-dependent Clp protease ATP-binding subunit: protein MFEHFTSEAIKVIMLAQEEARRLGHNFVGTEQILLGLMGEGTGVAAKVLTEMGVTLKDARREVEKIIGRGSGFVPPEIPFTPKVKSLFEQSFREAHNLGNNYINTEHLLLGLTEAGEGVAAKVLQNLGVDLKSVRSAVIRRLGEDPTVVVGGGGSRRNQTPTIEEFGRNLTKLAKEGKLDPVVGRQKEIERAVQILGRRTKNNPVLIGEPGVGKTAIAEGLAQRIINQDVPDILQDKQVISLDMGSLVAGTRFRGDFEERIKKIVEEVRSAGNIILVIDEIHTLVGAGGTEGGLDAANILKPALARGELQCIGATTLDEYRQHIERDAALERRFQPIMVGEPSVAETIDILYGLRGAYEQHHKVHISDEAVVAAAQLADRYISDRFLPDKAIDLIDEAGSRVRLRNSQISPNKELKRQLTDITKSKNEAVRVQDFDKAAKLRDEEIALETELQAATTGQTIKPVVDEEDIAQIVASWTGVPVNKLTESESELLLHLEDTLHKRLIGQEQAVTSVSRAIRRARVGLKSPNRPIASFIFSGPTGVGKTELAKALAAYFFGAEDAMIRLDMSEYMESHTVSKLIGSPPGYVGYDEGGQLTEAVRRRPYTVLLFDEIEKAHPDVFNMLLQILDDGHITDAKGRKVDFKNTLIILTSNIGSKVIEKGGGGLGFEFDNQAEASYNRIRNLVNEELKNYFRPEFLNRLDEVIVFTQLSRDEVKQIADIMLRDVASRLTEKGITLEVTERFKELVVTEGYNPSYGARPLRRAIMRLLEDSLAEVLLSGEITEGDTAIADVNDDGQVQIHKSEERELLLANVG, encoded by the coding sequence ATGTTTGAACACTTCACTTCCGAAGCCATCAAAGTTATTATGCTCGCTCAGGAGGAAGCACGTCGCCTGGGACACAATTTCGTAGGAACTGAGCAAATTCTCCTGGGTTTGATGGGAGAAGGAACTGGGGTTGCTGCCAAAGTGCTGACTGAGATGGGTGTGACTCTCAAAGACGCTCGTCGTGAGGTTGAAAAAATTATTGGTAGGGGTTCTGGGTTTGTACCACCAGAAATTCCTTTTACCCCGAAAGTGAAAAGCCTCTTCGAGCAGTCCTTTAGAGAAGCTCATAATCTCGGAAATAACTACATCAACACAGAACATTTACTCTTAGGGTTAACAGAAGCCGGTGAAGGTGTCGCCGCTAAGGTTTTACAGAATCTTGGCGTTGACCTCAAGAGTGTCCGCTCTGCTGTCATCCGTCGCTTAGGCGAAGACCCAACCGTGGTTGTGGGTGGTGGTGGTTCCAGACGGAACCAAACACCGACGATAGAAGAGTTTGGCAGAAATCTGACGAAATTAGCTAAAGAAGGTAAACTCGACCCTGTAGTCGGTCGGCAAAAAGAAATTGAGCGTGCTGTGCAGATTCTCGGCCGTCGTACCAAGAATAACCCCGTGTTAATTGGTGAACCAGGGGTTGGTAAAACTGCGATCGCTGAAGGTTTAGCACAGCGTATTATTAACCAAGATGTCCCCGACATTTTGCAAGATAAACAAGTCATCAGCCTGGATATGGGTTCTCTGGTAGCGGGAACTCGCTTCCGGGGAGACTTTGAAGAACGCATCAAGAAAATCGTAGAAGAAGTCCGTTCTGCGGGTAATATCATCCTGGTGATAGATGAAATTCATACCCTAGTTGGTGCAGGGGGAACAGAAGGCGGCTTAGATGCAGCCAATATTCTCAAACCAGCCTTGGCCAGGGGTGAATTGCAATGTATTGGCGCTACCACATTAGATGAATATCGTCAACACATCGAACGCGATGCAGCTTTAGAGCGACGTTTCCAACCGATTATGGTCGGGGAACCATCCGTAGCTGAAACCATTGATATCCTCTACGGTTTGCGCGGAGCCTACGAACAGCACCACAAAGTACATATTTCCGATGAAGCTGTGGTTGCAGCCGCGCAATTGGCTGATAGATATATTAGCGATCGCTTCCTGCCCGATAAAGCCATAGACTTAATTGATGAAGCTGGCTCTCGTGTGCGCCTGCGGAACTCGCAAATTTCCCCTAACAAGGAACTCAAGCGTCAACTGACTGACATCACCAAAAGCAAAAACGAAGCGGTGAGAGTCCAAGACTTCGATAAAGCCGCAAAACTTCGTGACGAAGAAATTGCCCTAGAAACAGAACTGCAAGCAGCCACCACTGGCCAAACCATCAAACCAGTTGTGGATGAAGAAGACATTGCCCAAATCGTCGCCTCTTGGACTGGTGTTCCAGTCAACAAGCTGACAGAATCCGAGTCTGAGTTGCTTCTGCACCTAGAAGATACTCTCCACAAACGGTTAATTGGTCAAGAACAAGCAGTTACATCTGTTTCTCGCGCCATCCGTCGCGCCAGAGTCGGCTTAAAGAGTCCCAACCGTCCCATTGCTAGCTTTATCTTCTCCGGGCCTACAGGAGTAGGGAAAACCGAACTAGCCAAAGCATTAGCAGCTTACTTCTTCGGCGCGGAAGATGCCATGATTCGGCTTGATATGTCCGAATACATGGAAAGTCACACCGTTTCTAAACTCATCGGCTCGCCTCCTGGTTACGTCGGCTACGACGAAGGCGGACAACTCACCGAAGCCGTGCGGCGCAGACCATACACAGTGTTGCTGTTCGACGAAATCGAAAAAGCGCACCCCGATGTATTCAATATGCTGCTGCAAATTTTAGATGACGGACACATCACCGATGCCAAAGGTCGGAAAGTGGACTTCAAGAACACCTTGATTATCCTGACTTCCAACATAGGTTCTAAAGTGATTGAAAAAGGTGGCGGCGGTTTAGGCTTTGAATTTGACAACCAAGCCGAAGCTAGTTACAACCGCATCCGTAACTTAGTTAACGAAGAACTGAAAAATTACTTCCGTCCTGAGTTCCTCAACCGACTTGATGAAGTCATCGTCTTCACTCAACTGTCGAGAGATGAAGTCAAGCAAATCGCTGATATCATGCTGCGTGATGTCGCCAGTCGCCTGACCGAGAAGGGAATTACCTTAGAAGTTACCGAACGGTTCAAAGAATTAGTAGTAACAGAAGGTTACAACCCCAGCTACGGTGCTAGACCATTACGTCGTGCAATCATGCGCCTCCTAGAAGACTCTTTAGCAGAAGTGTTGCTATCTGGAGAAATCACCGAGGGAGACACAGCCATTGCTGATGTGAACGATGATGGCCAAGTACAGATACACAAGTCAGAAGAAAGAGAGTTACTCTTGGCAAATGTTGGTTAA
- a CDS encoding DUF3288 family protein, translating to MTENHGSKDQQHPLYNRDRPFIDILLTQEATDHNLAELARLKIRYQGFPGARDIQNDLNKVLQQWGLTEAELFEKTRQIHQIGGIYKSRGKRDEQDWN from the coding sequence ATGACTGAAAACCACGGAAGTAAAGACCAACAACATCCACTCTACAACCGCGATCGCCCCTTTATAGATATTCTACTAACTCAAGAGGCGACAGACCATAATTTAGCCGAATTAGCTAGGCTCAAAATCCGCTATCAAGGCTTCCCTGGCGCAAGAGACATCCAAAACGACCTGAATAAAGTTTTGCAACAATGGGGGTTAACCGAAGCGGAACTATTCGAGAAAACCCGCCAAATACATCAAATAGGCGGGATTTATAAGAGTCGTGGTAAAAGAGATGAGCAGGATTGGAATTAA
- a CDS encoding lipoate--protein ligase family protein, with translation MASKQVWRLIPLLAASGSVQMAIDRWLLTQHQSGKHPSTIRFYTWSPPAISLGYHQRQYPEHWQNLIWQNQKLDLVRRPTGGRAVLHQGDLTYAVVTSGLGDNRLVAYQKICEFLIQGWRSLGFELSYGTAGRGYIHNPNCFGTATGADLVLPTGSKLIGSAQLRRGDVILQHGSIRLQPDTKLFAQVFGVEDFNPIKFNLSVDDIISALITAANNCFNIQLETQPLSPSEWDEIRENFD, from the coding sequence ATGGCTAGTAAGCAGGTTTGGCGACTGATTCCTTTATTAGCAGCTTCCGGTAGTGTACAAATGGCAATTGACCGTTGGCTACTAACACAACACCAATCTGGTAAGCATCCTTCTACCATAAGATTTTACACTTGGTCGCCACCCGCTATTTCCCTTGGGTATCATCAACGCCAATATCCAGAACATTGGCAAAACCTGATTTGGCAAAATCAAAAATTAGACTTGGTGCGTCGTCCTACAGGTGGTAGGGCAGTACTCCACCAAGGTGACTTAACTTATGCTGTAGTAACATCAGGACTAGGTGATAATCGCCTGGTGGCATACCAGAAGATTTGTGAGTTTTTAATCCAAGGATGGCGATCGCTCGGTTTTGAATTAAGCTATGGTACAGCCGGACGTGGTTACATCCACAATCCCAACTGTTTTGGTACAGCTACAGGTGCAGATTTAGTCTTACCAACCGGAAGCAAACTCATAGGTAGCGCTCAGTTGCGACGCGGCGACGTAATTCTACAACATGGTTCTATCCGTCTCCAGCCAGATACAAAACTATTTGCACAAGTATTCGGTGTAGAAGATTTTAACCCCATAAAATTCAACCTGAGTGTAGATGATATTATCTCGGCTTTAATTACAGCAGCTAACAACTGTTTTAATATACAACTGGAGACACAACCCCTATCCCCCTCAGAATGGGATGAAATTCGAGAGAACTTTGACTAG
- a CDS encoding YbjN domain-containing protein: MASYQETLTNDEFIDELIAQTTSINHVEVIENVIDSLEQDDSAMVSHTPEGGYLWKFKYGTVEVFVQLTGKSDEDTITVWSAVLKLPAKNEPKLLRHLLELNCSSTFEARFGIIEDQVVVISTRTLAELSPGEVSRIITIVATIADNNDEALQSEFGAA; this comes from the coding sequence ATGGCAAGCTACCAAGAAACACTAACTAATGACGAATTTATAGATGAACTCATTGCACAGACAACCAGCATTAATCATGTGGAAGTCATTGAAAATGTCATTGACTCCCTCGAACAAGATGACAGCGCAATGGTAAGCCACACTCCAGAAGGTGGTTATCTGTGGAAGTTTAAATACGGCACGGTGGAAGTATTTGTGCAACTCACTGGCAAGAGTGATGAAGACACGATAACAGTTTGGTCAGCAGTACTCAAATTACCAGCGAAGAATGAACCAAAGTTGTTGCGTCATTTGTTGGAGTTAAACTGCTCCAGTACTTTTGAAGCACGTTTTGGGATTATAGAGGATCAAGTAGTAGTTATTTCTACACGCACTCTTGCAGAATTATCTCCGGGGGAAGTTTCGCGGATCATTACTATTGTGGCAACGATCGCCGATAACAATGACGAAGCTTTACAATCAGAGTTTGGGGCAGCTTAA
- a CDS encoding DUF6816 family protein — MLTIKAIWSCCLIIFLLLGWNGDANAGELSERLAHFPQWKKLTSVQPAKGDLAYPKWMAGTWEVKSTLVDLAAPLAPDIVTPGFEGNREQLNQPVSFLVRFIEVQPPTIGLKFLPQIDAKSTIVVADRVFNSLNLARSYLGDEAVLAVKVDPDSPNRQITFLRGERQLISIVTARATETAADSKFITTEVFQQLFKGGSLPYLNSVESTTAYHKLSTSSPRIEADQVTAVYLSPQDPNYFNAGDRPVALYRYRLEFFPTAK, encoded by the coding sequence ATGCTGACAATAAAAGCTATTTGGAGTTGTTGCTTAATTATTTTCTTGTTACTGGGGTGGAATGGTGATGCAAATGCAGGTGAACTATCTGAACGCTTGGCTCATTTTCCCCAGTGGAAAAAATTAACCTCTGTCCAGCCAGCCAAGGGGGATTTAGCTTACCCTAAATGGATGGCTGGAACCTGGGAAGTTAAGAGTACCTTGGTAGATTTAGCAGCACCTCTAGCACCGGATATTGTTACACCAGGGTTTGAAGGAAATCGTGAACAACTAAATCAGCCCGTCAGCTTTTTAGTACGATTTATAGAAGTACAACCTCCCACTATTGGCTTAAAATTCCTTCCTCAGATAGATGCTAAATCAACAATTGTGGTTGCTGATAGAGTTTTTAACAGTTTGAATTTAGCTAGGTCTTATTTAGGTGATGAAGCCGTATTAGCAGTTAAAGTAGACCCAGACTCGCCTAATCGTCAGATTACATTTTTACGTGGGGAACGGCAATTAATTTCCATTGTCACGGCACGGGCGACCGAAACCGCAGCAGATAGTAAATTTATTACTACAGAAGTTTTCCAACAATTATTTAAAGGCGGTTCGCTACCTTACTTAAACTCGGTCGAATCTACCACCGCCTACCATAAACTTTCGACATCGTCCCCAAGAATTGAGGCAGATCAAGTTACTGCTGTCTATCTTTCGCCACAAGATCCTAATTATTTTAACGCAGGCGATCGCCCAGTGGCGCTTTATCGCTATCGCCTAGAATTTTTCCCTACGGCTAAATGA
- a CDS encoding ChuX/HutX family heme-like substrate-binding protein, translating to MSHSLKDFLEACETLGTLRLIVTSSAAVLEARGKIEKLFYAELAKGKYANMHTEGFEFHLNMEKITQVKFETGEAKRGNFTTYAIRFLDEKQESALSLFLQWGKPGEYEPGQVEAWHTLKEKYGEVWEPLPVQL from the coding sequence ATGAGTCATAGTCTGAAAGATTTTTTGGAAGCTTGCGAAACCTTGGGAACTCTGCGGTTAATTGTTACTAGTAGCGCGGCTGTATTAGAAGCACGGGGAAAAATAGAAAAGCTATTCTATGCAGAATTAGCTAAAGGTAAATATGCCAATATGCACACAGAAGGCTTTGAATTTCACTTGAATATGGAAAAAATTACTCAAGTGAAGTTTGAAACTGGTGAAGCCAAAAGAGGCAATTTCACAACTTACGCTATCCGTTTTTTAGATGAGAAACAAGAGTCCGCTTTAAGCTTATTCTTGCAATGGGGTAAGCCTGGAGAATATGAACCAGGACAAGTGGAAGCTTGGCACACTTTAAAAGAAAAGTACGGCGAAGTTTGGGAACCTTTGCCAGTACAACTTTAA
- a CDS encoding PhoH family protein — protein MADAFIIQLPNIPSAIALAGDREENLKILSRQTGATLVLRGQELHIYGTETQRDLATKLVRSLESIWIQGNTISSADILTARQAVDNHREHELQELQRDVLARTRRGEEVRAKTFRQRQYIEAIRKRDLTFCIGPAGTGKTYLAVVLAVQALLANQVEKLILTRPAVEAGERLGFLPGDLQQKINPYLRPLYDAIYEFIDQEKVPNLIERGIIEVAPLAYMRGRTLNHAFVIVDEAQNTTPAQMKMVLTRLGFRSRMVITGDITQTDLPINQQSGLTVALQVLKHVEGIAVCEFTQKDVVRHPLVQRIVSAYEQYEK, from the coding sequence ATGGCAGATGCTTTCATAATTCAGCTGCCTAACATTCCCAGTGCGATCGCTCTTGCGGGTGATAGAGAAGAAAATCTCAAAATTCTCTCCCGGCAAACAGGAGCCACTTTAGTACTGCGTGGGCAAGAGTTACATATCTATGGTACAGAAACGCAAAGAGATTTAGCGACAAAACTAGTGCGATCGCTAGAAAGTATCTGGATTCAGGGCAACACTATCTCCAGTGCTGATATATTAACGGCTCGTCAAGCTGTAGATAATCACCGCGAACATGAACTACAAGAACTACAGCGAGATGTCCTCGCCAGAACTCGCCGGGGCGAAGAAGTCCGAGCTAAGACCTTCAGACAACGCCAGTATATCGAAGCCATCCGCAAACGTGACCTCACCTTCTGCATCGGCCCGGCGGGAACTGGTAAAACATATCTGGCCGTTGTCCTCGCCGTCCAAGCACTCCTCGCCAATCAGGTAGAAAAGCTGATTTTGACACGTCCGGCGGTAGAAGCTGGTGAAAGACTAGGGTTTTTACCAGGGGATTTGCAGCAGAAAATTAATCCCTATCTGCGTCCGCTTTACGATGCAATTTACGAATTCATCGACCAAGAGAAAGTCCCCAATTTGATAGAACGGGGAATTATTGAAGTTGCACCCCTCGCCTATATGCGGGGACGCACTCTAAACCATGCTTTTGTGATTGTTGATGAAGCCCAAAATACCACACCTGCCCAAATGAAAATGGTTTTAACTCGTTTGGGTTTCCGTTCTCGCATGGTAATTACAGGCGACATCACACAAACTGATTTACCAATAAATCAACAATCAGGTTTGACAGTGGCTTTACAAGTTCTCAAACACGTTGAAGGTATTGCTGTTTGCGAATTTACCCAAAAAGATGTCGTGCGTCATCCTCTAGTTCAGCGCATTGTCAGCGCCTACGAACAGTATGAGAAATAG
- the rpsU gene encoding 30S ribosomal protein S21, protein MAEVRLGENESIDSAIRRFKKKIQKAGILSEVKRRERYEKPSLRRKRKAEAARKGGRN, encoded by the coding sequence GTGGCTGAAGTTCGTTTGGGTGAGAATGAGTCTATTGACTCGGCAATTAGACGTTTTAAAAAGAAAATTCAAAAAGCCGGGATTTTATCAGAAGTCAAACGTCGGGAAAGATACGAAAAACCCAGTTTGCGCCGCAAGCGCAAAGCAGAAGCTGCACGCAAGGGTGGTCGCAACTAA
- a CDS encoding KH domain-containing protein, whose protein sequence is MSLNRSVQNPHHSLTANSLTASPNYVGLVKFLMQPFLEAPESLSVDCEISPTLKRAWVRIAFESADKGKVFGRGGRNIQAIRTVISAAAELAGQSVYLDIYGSTTPGREGMFVEEDQQERTPLPISRERSGNAPPRPVVKPRTR, encoded by the coding sequence GCTAACTCATTAACAGCTAGCCCAAATTACGTCGGGCTAGTCAAGTTCTTAATGCAGCCATTTTTAGAAGCTCCAGAGTCTCTAAGCGTCGATTGTGAAATTTCTCCAACCCTGAAACGGGCTTGGGTTCGCATCGCCTTTGAAAGTGCAGATAAAGGGAAAGTTTTTGGTCGGGGAGGTCGTAATATTCAGGCGATTCGCACAGTGATTTCTGCTGCGGCAGAACTTGCTGGACAATCAGTTTACCTGGACATTTACGGCAGCACCACTCCAGGCCGAGAAGGAATGTTTGTTGAGGAAGACCAACAAGAACGCACACCTTTGCCAATATCACGAGAAAGAAGCGGAAACGCCCCGCCGCGACCGGTTGTTAAACCACGCACCCGTTAG